In Edaphobacter paludis, a single window of DNA contains:
- a CDS encoding DUF5985 family protein — MSDPMIQGFLLGIIATCSLMAGIFFLKFWKRTRDFLFLAFAIAFIIEALSRASVLFLEKPNEGSPWIYLVRLLASLLILIAILKKNYGAAR, encoded by the coding sequence GTGAGTGACCCGATGATTCAAGGATTTCTGTTAGGTATTATCGCCACCTGTTCATTGATGGCAGGCATCTTCTTCCTGAAATTCTGGAAGCGTACAAGAGACTTCTTATTTCTCGCATTCGCCATTGCTTTCATCATCGAGGCGCTCAGCCGCGCCTCCGTGCTATTTCTCGAAAAACCGAATGAAGGCAGCCCGTGGATATACCTTGTGCGTCTGCTTGCTTCTCTTCTTATCCTGATCGCAATTTTAAAAAAGAATTATGGTGCTGCCCGTTAG
- a CDS encoding DUF5985 family protein, whose product MGPAVYILSSMTFATCAILLLRGYWRMKQRLLLWSSLCFFGLAISNLLLFLDLVVLPQVDLYVWRLATAAVATLLLLYGLIWEGE is encoded by the coding sequence ATGGGACCAGCAGTTTACATTTTAAGTTCTATGACGTTTGCGACCTGCGCCATCCTGCTTTTGCGCGGATATTGGCGTATGAAGCAGAGGCTCTTGTTATGGAGCAGCCTTTGTTTTTTTGGACTCGCCATATCCAATTTACTTTTATTTCTCGATTTAGTGGTCTTGCCGCAGGTGGACCTCTACGTCTGGCGGCTGGCCACCGCTGCCGTCGCCACCCTGCTTTTGCTCTATGGACTGATATGGGAAGGTGAGTGA
- a CDS encoding response regulator, with translation MAADDITILIVDDERIPRTLRSLILQRQGYRILTAESGKEALELLAAGGIDLVLSDQMMPGMTGTELTKTIKSSRPTMPVILISGVNELPADASYADRFISKVGGPELLFKTVAEILAAYGHTL, from the coding sequence ATGGCCGCTGACGACATCACAATCCTGATCGTCGACGACGAAAGGATTCCCCGAACGCTCCGCAGCCTCATCCTGCAAAGACAGGGCTACAGGATTTTAACCGCAGAATCGGGCAAGGAAGCCCTGGAACTGCTCGCCGCCGGCGGCATCGATCTTGTTCTCTCCGATCAGATGATGCCAGGCATGACCGGTACCGAACTCACCAAAACCATCAAATCCAGCCGCCCCACGATGCCCGTCATCCTCATCTCGGGAGTCAACGAGCTACCCGCGGATGCAAGCTATGCCGATCGATTTATAAGCAAAGTGGGAGGCCCCGAGCTTCTCTTCAAAACAGTTGCCGAAATATTGGCGGCCTATGGTCATACCCTTTGA
- a CDS encoding ATP-binding protein, which translates to MKDNDRANILMVDDQPGKLMSYEAILGTLGENLIKARSAREALDQLLRNDIAVVLMDVSMPEIDGFELAEMMRQHPRFQKTAIIFISAVHLTDLDRIKGYRSGAVDYISVPVIPELLRAKVSVFAELHRKNRQLERLNSELEKRVEDRTAQIRENEDLLRERADLLELATEAIIVRDMNGTVLFWNSGAEALYGWQREEVLGKPVHQVLQTRFPTEYSSVQATLAQNGKWEGNLTQTTRDGHEVVVACRKALKADGNAILEINRDITAQLKTEDALRKTERLAAMGRVAGIIAHEINNPLEAITNTFYLLRDHPSLDEEARYYAKLGEEELRRVAHITRQTLGFYRESKHPVQVSISGLLDEILELQTRRMEFSNITLRKEYRSGGTIQGFPVELKQVFLNLIGNAAQAMPEGGTMRLHVFETTSGKNRHPSVCISICDTGAGIEPEHAKHLFEPFFTTKSTKGTGLGLWISKGIIQKYGGTIRFRTLALTDRKVTCFQVTLPNADLQKIDETIHFAPAEEVTENSHGR; encoded by the coding sequence ATGAAAGATAACGATCGGGCGAACATACTCATGGTGGACGATCAGCCTGGCAAGCTGATGAGCTATGAGGCCATTCTTGGAACACTGGGAGAAAACCTGATCAAGGCAAGGTCGGCCAGGGAAGCACTCGACCAGCTATTGCGCAACGACATTGCGGTCGTCCTGATGGACGTCAGCATGCCTGAGATAGACGGCTTCGAACTCGCGGAGATGATGCGCCAGCATCCCCGCTTTCAGAAGACTGCCATCATCTTTATCTCCGCGGTCCATCTCACTGATCTGGACCGCATTAAGGGCTACCGGAGCGGCGCTGTCGATTACATCTCAGTCCCTGTAATTCCTGAGCTGCTTCGTGCCAAGGTCAGCGTCTTTGCCGAACTGCATCGCAAGAACCGCCAACTGGAACGCCTGAACAGCGAACTGGAAAAGCGCGTAGAAGACCGGACAGCACAGATACGGGAGAACGAAGATCTGCTTCGCGAGCGCGCAGATCTGCTCGAATTGGCCACCGAAGCAATCATCGTGCGAGACATGAACGGCACCGTCCTCTTCTGGAATTCCGGAGCCGAGGCGCTCTATGGCTGGCAGCGTGAAGAGGTGCTCGGCAAACCGGTTCACCAGGTCCTGCAAACCAGGTTCCCGACGGAATACAGCAGCGTGCAGGCTACTCTGGCCCAGAACGGTAAGTGGGAGGGAAACCTTACCCAGACCACCCGCGACGGTCATGAAGTGGTCGTCGCCTGTCGAAAGGCTCTCAAGGCGGACGGCAATGCGATCCTTGAGATCAACCGCGATATCACCGCCCAACTAAAGACGGAGGATGCGCTGCGCAAGACCGAACGGCTGGCTGCTATGGGAAGGGTCGCCGGCATTATCGCGCACGAGATCAACAACCCGCTCGAAGCCATCACCAATACTTTTTATCTGCTTCGCGACCACCCCTCGCTCGACGAAGAAGCACGCTACTATGCAAAGCTCGGCGAGGAGGAGCTTCGTCGCGTCGCTCATATCACACGGCAGACCCTTGGCTTCTATCGCGAATCCAAACACCCGGTGCAGGTCTCCATCTCCGGCCTTCTCGATGAAATCCTTGAATTGCAAACTCGTCGCATGGAGTTCAGCAATATCACTCTACGAAAGGAGTACCGTAGCGGCGGCACAATCCAGGGCTTTCCTGTTGAGCTCAAACAGGTATTTCTCAATCTGATTGGAAACGCAGCCCAGGCGATGCCCGAGGGCGGCACGATGCGCCTCCATGTCTTCGAAACCACCTCCGGAAAGAACCGGCATCCCTCTGTTTGCATCTCCATCTGCGATACGGGCGCCGGCATCGAGCCCGAACACGCAAAGCACCTCTTCGAACCCTTCTTCACCACGAAATCCACCAAGGGCACCGGGCTGGGCCTTTGGATCAGCAAAGGGATTATCCAGAAATATGGCGGAACAATCCGCTTCCGCACCCTCGCGCTTACAGATCGCAAGGTTACCTGCTTCCAAGTGACACTGCCTAACGCGGATCTTCAGAAAATTGACGAGACAATTCACTTTGCTCCCGCAGAAGAGGTAACCGAAAATTCCCATGGCCGCTGA
- a CDS encoding HAMP domain-containing protein: protein MATTATVTAKEDKKNKPTGNGKNGKGSSDQSIPQADSLALILASLQTMRDGNFSVRLPVAWVGLEGKIADTFNDIVAANEQMADELNRVGQAVGKEGKTRERTRFQQSRGSWGRMEGSVNTLVEDLLRPTTEVTRAIAAVAQGNLAQTVRLDVGGRPLEGEFLRSANIVNTMIQQLGIFTAEVTRVAREVGTDGKLGGQAVVPGVAGTWKDLTDSVNSMASNLTGQVRNIAEVATAVASGDLSRKITVDVRGEILQLKEAINTMVDQLRSFASEVTRVAREVGTDGKLGGQAVVPGVAGTWKDLTDSVNAMAGNLTAQVRNIAEVTTAVARGDLSRKITVDVKGEILELKDTINTMVDQLNAFAGEVTRVAREVGTEGKLGGQAQVLGVGGTWKDLTDNVNFMASNLTGQVRNIAEVATAIANGDLSRKITVDVRGEILQLKETLNTMVDQLNRFAGEVTRVAREVGTEGRLGGQANVPGVAGTWKDLTDSVNSMAGNLTGQVRNIAEVTTAVAGGDLSRKITVDVKGEILELKNTINTMVDQLNAFAGEVTRVAREVGTEGKLGGQARVSGVAGTWKDLTDSVNFMAGNLTAQVRNIAEVATAVARGDLSRKITVDVRGEILELKDTINTMVDQLRSFAGEVTRVAREVGTDGKLGGQARVPGVAGTWKDLTDNVNFMAGNLTAQVRNIAEVATAIASGDLSKKITVNVSGEILLLKETINTMVDQLNAFAGEVTRVAREVGTEGRLGGQANVPGVAGTWKDLTDSVNSMAGNLTGQVRNIAEVTTAVARGDLSRKITVDVKGEILELKNTINTMVDQLNAFAAEVTRVAREVGTEGKLGGQAQVPDVAGTWKDLTDNVNVMAVNLTEQVRGIVKVVTAVANGELTQKLTVNAKGEVAALAETINNMTNTLATFADQVTTVAREVGVEGRLGGQANVPGASGTWKDLTGNVNLLADNLTNQVRAIAEVATAVTKGDLTRSIQVDASGEVAELKDNINTMIDNLRLTTDRNTEQDWLKTNLARFTGMLQGQRELTTVGRMLLSELAPLVNAQQGVLYQMEAEEPRNMVLLSAFADSTEGHQEIVKVGEGLVGQCALEKRRMLISNLPSHTVPIRSGLFESVPRNVIVLPVLFEDRVKAVIELASLNNFTPSHLAFLEQLTSSIGIVLNSIEATMQTEGLLKQSQQLAVELQTQQKELQQTNEQLAQKAKQLAEQNAEVERKNQEIEQARGALEEKAKELALTSKYKSEFLANMSHELRTPLNSILVLGQQLADNPDSNLTGKQVEFARTIHGAGTDLLNLISDILDLSKIESGTVSVEAEEVFFGSLIEMVARPFRHEADNRKLVFEVNSDAHLTRSLVTDSKRVQQVLKNLLSNAFKFTEQGGVRLSVSAVTSGWTERHQILTNAASVIAFEVCDTGIGIPPEKQRIIFEAFQQADAGTSRKYGGTGLGLAISRELASLLGGEIQLKSTPGKGSTFTLYLPQTYVGPSASNVNPPKDPQHGSRFELPASAITAMEEPMEQLQDDRNDIQSGDAVLLIVEDDIHYARILCDLSREKGFKVLVALRGSEALALAREFHPTAVSLDVALPDMLGWTVLNHLKQDPSTRHIPVQMLTMDEDWHHGLSHGAFAFVTKPTTPEGLDAAIAHIREYSAPRRKRLLVVEDEPAQQLSIEALLGHDDIDVSVVSTGSDALTAISTQPFDCAVLDLRLPDMTGFELLEQLSKIQNGRDLPVVVFTGKDLSPEEDARLHMLARSVIVKDVESPERLLDETALFLHRVVSELPIEKQKMLDRLHQSDEALVGRKVLIVDDDVRNIFALSSVLERRGMVVLTAGTGREAIATVESTSDLGIVLMDIMMPEMDGYETMQVIRRNPQFRRLPIIALTAKAMKGDREKCLEAGASEYLAKPVNTEQLLSALRMWLHR, encoded by the coding sequence ATGGCGACAACCGCCACAGTTACAGCCAAGGAAGACAAAAAAAACAAGCCCACCGGAAATGGAAAGAATGGCAAGGGATCAAGCGACCAATCGATCCCTCAGGCAGATAGTCTGGCGCTCATTCTCGCAAGTCTACAGACCATGCGGGACGGTAATTTCTCCGTGAGGCTCCCCGTGGCGTGGGTTGGTCTCGAAGGTAAGATCGCCGACACCTTTAATGACATTGTTGCGGCAAACGAACAGATGGCCGATGAACTCAATCGAGTCGGCCAGGCCGTCGGTAAAGAGGGTAAGACACGGGAGCGCACCCGTTTTCAGCAGTCCCGCGGGTCCTGGGGCAGGATGGAAGGTTCCGTCAATACTCTGGTCGAGGACCTGCTGAGACCGACGACAGAAGTGACTCGCGCCATCGCCGCCGTCGCTCAAGGCAATCTCGCGCAAACCGTACGGTTGGATGTGGGCGGAAGACCTCTCGAGGGTGAGTTCCTGCGTTCCGCCAACATCGTCAACACCATGATTCAACAGCTTGGCATCTTCACTGCCGAGGTCACGCGAGTAGCTCGCGAAGTCGGCACGGACGGCAAGCTCGGCGGCCAGGCGGTAGTGCCTGGGGTCGCCGGTACCTGGAAGGACCTCACCGATTCGGTCAACTCCATGGCGAGCAACCTGACCGGGCAGGTGCGTAATATCGCCGAGGTCGCGACTGCCGTGGCCAGCGGCGACCTCTCGCGCAAGATTACCGTGGACGTTCGCGGCGAGATCCTCCAGCTCAAAGAAGCCATCAATACGATGGTCGATCAATTGCGCTCCTTTGCCTCCGAAGTCACCCGCGTGGCTCGCGAAGTGGGCACGGACGGCAAGCTCGGCGGCCAGGCGGTAGTGCCTGGTGTCGCCGGCACATGGAAAGACCTCACCGACTCGGTGAACGCCATGGCTGGAAACCTGACCGCACAGGTCCGCAACATTGCGGAAGTTACTACGGCCGTCGCCCGCGGCGACCTCTCCCGCAAGATTACCGTCGACGTCAAAGGCGAGATTCTCGAACTGAAGGACACCATCAACACGATGGTCGACCAGCTCAATGCCTTTGCTGGTGAAGTTACGCGTGTAGCCCGAGAGGTCGGAACCGAAGGCAAGCTCGGCGGTCAGGCACAGGTGCTGGGCGTCGGTGGAACCTGGAAGGACCTTACCGACAACGTCAACTTCATGGCCAGCAATCTCACCGGCCAGGTCCGCAATATCGCCGAGGTGGCGACCGCGATTGCGAATGGCGACCTCTCCCGCAAGATCACGGTCGATGTGCGTGGAGAGATTCTCCAGCTTAAAGAAACTTTGAACACCATGGTTGACCAGCTCAACCGCTTCGCTGGCGAAGTAACGCGTGTGGCCCGCGAGGTTGGAACCGAAGGCAGGCTCGGCGGACAGGCGAACGTGCCGGGCGTCGCCGGTACCTGGAAGGACTTAACGGACTCGGTCAACTCGATGGCCGGAAATCTTACCGGTCAGGTCCGCAATATCGCCGAGGTCACCACGGCCGTGGCAGGCGGCGACCTCTCCCGCAAGATCACCGTCGACGTGAAGGGCGAAATTCTGGAGTTGAAGAACACCATCAACACCATGGTCGACCAGCTCAACGCCTTCGCCGGTGAAGTAACGCGCGTGGCTCGCGAAGTAGGAACCGAAGGCAAGCTCGGCGGTCAAGCGCGGGTATCGGGTGTCGCCGGTACGTGGAAAGACCTTACCGACTCGGTCAACTTTATGGCCGGAAATCTCACGGCCCAGGTACGTAATATCGCTGAAGTGGCGACCGCCGTTGCTCGCGGCGACCTCTCCCGCAAGATTACCGTCGACGTCCGCGGAGAGATTCTCGAACTCAAAGACACCATCAATACCATGGTGGATCAGCTCCGGTCGTTCGCCGGTGAAGTGACGCGTGTCGCTCGCGAGGTCGGTACCGATGGAAAACTGGGCGGCCAGGCCCGGGTGCCGGGTGTCGCCGGTACGTGGAAGGACCTTACCGACAACGTCAACTTCATGGCGGGCAATCTCACGGCGCAAGTGCGAAATATTGCCGAGGTGGCGACCGCCATTGCCAGCGGAGACCTTTCCAAGAAGATCACCGTGAATGTGAGCGGCGAAATTCTGCTGCTCAAAGAAACCATCAACACCATGGTGGACCAGCTCAACGCCTTCGCCGGTGAAGTAACCCGCGTGGCTCGCGAAGTTGGAACCGAAGGAAGGCTGGGTGGACAAGCCAACGTGCCGGGAGTCGCAGGCACCTGGAAAGACCTTACAGACTCGGTCAACTCAATGGCTGGAAATCTGACCGGCCAGGTCCGCAACATTGCTGAAGTGACAACGGCGGTCGCTCGCGGCGACCTCTCTCGCAAGATCACTGTCGACGTGAAGGGCGAAATTCTGGAGTTGAAGAACACCATCAACACCATGGTGGACCAGTTGAACGCCTTCGCCGCCGAAGTAACGCGCGTCGCCCGCGAAGTCGGCACCGAAGGCAAGCTGGGAGGCCAGGCGCAGGTTCCCGACGTCGCCGGAACCTGGAAGGACCTTACTGACAACGTCAACGTCATGGCCGTGAACCTGACCGAGCAGGTACGCGGCATCGTCAAGGTCGTGACCGCCGTTGCTAACGGAGAGCTGACCCAGAAGCTCACGGTGAATGCCAAGGGCGAAGTGGCTGCATTGGCAGAGACCATCAACAACATGACGAACACGCTCGCCACCTTCGCCGATCAGGTCACGACCGTCGCCCGCGAAGTCGGTGTAGAAGGCCGCCTCGGCGGACAGGCGAACGTGCCGGGTGCTTCCGGAACCTGGAAAGACCTTACCGGCAACGTCAATCTTCTCGCCGATAACCTTACCAACCAGGTCCGCGCTATCGCCGAAGTGGCAACCGCCGTCACCAAGGGCGACCTGACCCGTTCCATTCAGGTGGACGCCAGCGGAGAAGTTGCCGAACTCAAAGACAACATCAACACCATGATCGACAACTTGCGGCTGACCACCGACCGCAATACCGAACAGGACTGGCTGAAGACCAATCTCGCCCGCTTCACCGGCATGTTGCAGGGCCAGCGTGAACTGACGACCGTAGGCCGAATGCTGCTGTCGGAGCTGGCGCCTCTGGTCAACGCGCAGCAAGGCGTTCTTTATCAGATGGAGGCAGAGGAGCCGCGCAACATGGTGCTTCTATCTGCTTTCGCGGACTCAACGGAAGGCCACCAGGAGATAGTGAAGGTCGGTGAGGGTTTGGTTGGCCAATGTGCCCTGGAAAAGCGGCGCATGTTGATCTCCAATCTGCCAAGCCATACTGTTCCAATCCGTTCCGGCCTGTTCGAGTCAGTTCCCCGGAACGTCATAGTCCTACCGGTCCTCTTCGAAGATCGCGTCAAAGCCGTCATCGAACTGGCCAGCCTGAACAACTTTACCCCCTCTCATCTCGCCTTCCTCGAACAGTTGACCTCCAGCATCGGCATCGTGCTCAACAGTATTGAAGCCACCATGCAGACGGAAGGCCTGCTCAAGCAGTCGCAACAACTGGCGGTCGAACTGCAAACCCAGCAGAAAGAGTTGCAGCAGACGAACGAGCAGCTTGCACAGAAGGCGAAACAGCTAGCCGAGCAGAATGCTGAAGTCGAGCGCAAGAATCAGGAGATCGAACAGGCCCGCGGAGCGTTGGAAGAGAAAGCCAAAGAGCTCGCCCTCACCTCCAAGTACAAGTCCGAGTTCTTGGCCAACATGTCGCACGAACTGCGCACGCCGCTCAACAGCATTCTCGTCCTCGGCCAGCAGCTTGCGGATAATCCGGACAGCAACCTCACCGGCAAGCAGGTCGAGTTTGCTCGCACGATTCACGGCGCCGGAACCGACCTTCTCAACCTCATCAGCGACATCCTGGACCTGTCCAAGATCGAGTCCGGCACCGTCTCCGTCGAGGCCGAAGAGGTCTTCTTCGGCAGCCTCATCGAGATGGTGGCGCGCCCCTTCCGGCACGAGGCGGACAACCGCAAGCTCGTCTTCGAGGTGAACAGCGACGCTCATCTCACGCGCAGTCTGGTCACCGACTCAAAGCGCGTCCAGCAGGTGCTCAAAAACCTCCTCTCCAATGCCTTCAAATTCACGGAGCAGGGCGGCGTGCGATTGTCCGTCTCGGCCGTTACGAGTGGTTGGACAGAACGCCATCAGATACTAACGAATGCAGCTTCCGTCATCGCCTTTGAGGTCTGCGACACCGGCATCGGCATCCCGCCCGAGAAGCAGAGAATCATCTTCGAAGCCTTCCAGCAGGCCGATGCGGGCACCAGTCGCAAATATGGTGGAACAGGCCTTGGCCTCGCCATCAGCCGCGAACTGGCCAGCCTGCTCGGCGGTGAGATCCAACTAAAAAGCACGCCGGGCAAGGGAAGCACCTTTACCCTTTACCTCCCGCAGACCTATGTGGGGCCATCTGCCTCAAACGTCAACCCGCCGAAGGACCCTCAACATGGGTCACGCTTCGAGCTGCCAGCCTCCGCCATCACCGCGATGGAGGAGCCGATGGAGCAGCTTCAGGACGACCGCAACGACATACAGTCGGGCGATGCTGTCCTGCTCATCGTTGAAGATGACATCCATTACGCACGAATTTTGTGCGATCTGTCGAGAGAGAAAGGCTTCAAGGTTCTTGTGGCATTGCGAGGCTCTGAAGCGCTTGCGCTGGCGCGGGAGTTCCACCCGACAGCGGTTTCGCTGGATGTCGCATTGCCCGATATGCTCGGCTGGACGGTGCTGAACCACTTGAAGCAGGACCCTTCAACCCGCCACATTCCCGTCCAGATGTTAACCATGGACGAGGATTGGCATCACGGCCTCTCTCATGGAGCGTTTGCGTTTGTAACCAAGCCGACGACGCCCGAAGGGCTCGACGCTGCCATCGCACACATCCGCGAATACTCCGCCCCGCGGCGCAAGCGGCTTCTGGTTGTCGAAGACGAACCCGCACAGCAGCTCAGCATCGAAGCTCTGCTGGGGCATGATGATATCGACGTTTCTGTTGTCTCGACCGGTTCGGATGCGCTGACCGCTATCAGTACCCAACCGTTTGACTGTGCCGTCCTCGATCTTCGGCTCCCGGACATGACAGGTTTTGAGTTGCTGGAGCAGTTGAGCAAGATTCAGAACGGAAGAGATCTGCCCGTGGTCGTCTTCACTGGAAAGGACCTGTCGCCGGAAGAAGACGCGCGATTGCACATGCTGGCGCGCAGCGTCATTGTGAAGGATGTCGAATCGCCCGAACGCCTGCTCGACGAAACAGCCCTCTTTCTCCACAGGGTTGTATCCGAGCTTCCAATTGAAAAGCAAAAGATGCTCGACCGTCTGCACCAGTCCGATGAGGCGCTGGTTGGCCGAAAGGTGCTCATCGTCGATGATGACGTGCGGAATATCTTCGCGCTCAGCAGCGTTCTGGAACGCCGCGGCATGGTGGTGCTAACCGCCGGAACCGGCCGCGAGGCAATTGCTACGGTCGAATCCACATCCGATCTCGGGATCGTTCTGATGGATATCATGATGCCCGAGATGGATGGATATGAAACCATGCAGGTGATACGGCGAAATCCACAGTTCCGCCGGCTACCCATCATCGCATTGACGGCAAAGGCAATGAAGGGCGACCGCGAAAAGTGTCTTGAAGCCGGCGCCTCCGAGTATTTGGCAAAGCCCGTCAATACAGAACAGTTGTTGTCGGCACTTCGCATGTGGCTTCACAGATAA
- a CDS encoding DUF1080 domain-containing protein: MSPSYCCYARFVRQSLLPIAALGVLCLTLPAALSAQTVPPALESPAAQPPQTGSHGEKLIGMPKFHDPAPYDIDEHTGYKQIFDGKSFAGWDADPSIWRVEDGVMVGETFEGKPKGNNYVVYRGDKTRDFDLKLQMKIEKGGGGGIQYRSVTGVPWTRPQPAGQPPYDLKFMMTGPQADFWFPVTARAASYTGQWYSENTMQGILAYRGQVTQALPGQTNRLVATIGDKQALGGYVKVNEWNDYEIIARGGVMMHIMNGQLMAVFIDDNKDSVNNQPGLIGFEIESQPCKISVRNIWLRKFD; this comes from the coding sequence ATGTCCCCATCGTATTGCTGCTATGCGCGCTTCGTTCGTCAGTCACTTTTGCCGATAGCTGCGTTGGGTGTCTTATGCCTGACGCTCCCGGCGGCGCTCAGCGCCCAGACGGTGCCGCCCGCGCTGGAGTCTCCTGCCGCGCAGCCGCCGCAAACGGGTTCGCATGGCGAGAAGCTGATTGGTATGCCGAAGTTTCACGACCCCGCGCCCTACGACATTGACGAGCACACGGGATACAAGCAGATCTTCGATGGTAAGAGTTTCGCCGGATGGGACGCCGACCCGAGCATCTGGCGCGTCGAAGACGGCGTTATGGTGGGCGAAACGTTTGAGGGCAAGCCGAAGGGCAACAACTACGTCGTCTATCGCGGTGACAAGACCCGCGACTTCGACCTGAAGCTGCAGATGAAGATCGAAAAAGGCGGTGGGGGTGGAATTCAGTACCGCAGCGTCACCGGTGTACCGTGGACCCGACCGCAGCCCGCGGGCCAACCGCCGTATGACCTCAAGTTTATGATGACCGGGCCACAGGCCGACTTCTGGTTCCCGGTCACGGCACGGGCTGCGTCGTACACAGGTCAGTGGTACTCCGAAAACACCATGCAGGGCATCCTCGCGTACCGCGGTCAGGTAACGCAGGCGTTGCCCGGCCAGACCAATCGCCTGGTCGCCACTATCGGCGACAAGCAGGCGCTGGGTGGCTATGTGAAGGTAAACGAATGGAACGACTACGAGATCATCGCGCGCGGCGGAGTGATGATGCACATCATGAACGGCCAGCTGATGGCTGTCTTCATCGATGACAATAAAGACTCAGTCAATAACCAACCGGGACTTATCGGCTTCGAGATCGAAAGCCAGCCGTGCAAAATCTCTGTGCGCAATATCTGGCTTCGGAAGTTCGATTAG